One genomic segment of Streptomyces sp. NBC_00239 includes these proteins:
- a CDS encoding GOLPH3/VPS74 family protein, whose protein sequence is MGRSRRTIPEELLLLALDPATGTTAQPQSLDLGLAGAQLVELALAGRIAPDGDRIAVVMPRPTGDPTLDSALELLRRRGSPVRAVHWIGGPRLGLRQIYLAHLERCGMVHAVAGQMCGVLPTTRYQATDTAISREIRARLDSAIRTGVPPDPRTAALAALAHAVGLGKHLYPGNEGRSSRSRLRDLIRHDPMGGLVAHAVMDVQNGAAAQPRRAPAPGAGHQPVGATASAASAAGSASARAATGGVPLQPRRGVMARAVAH, encoded by the coding sequence ATGGGCAGGAGCCGCAGAACAATTCCGGAGGAGCTTCTGCTGCTCGCCTTGGACCCGGCCACGGGAACCACGGCGCAGCCGCAGTCGCTCGACCTCGGCCTGGCCGGGGCACAGCTAGTAGAGCTGGCTCTGGCAGGACGGATAGCCCCAGACGGGGATCGTATCGCCGTGGTGATGCCACGGCCGACAGGAGATCCGACCTTGGACTCCGCACTGGAACTGCTGCGCAGGCGCGGCAGTCCGGTTCGGGCCGTCCACTGGATCGGTGGGCCCCGGTTGGGTCTCCGCCAGATTTACCTCGCTCACCTGGAGCGTTGCGGCATGGTGCATGCCGTGGCGGGCCAGATGTGCGGGGTGCTGCCGACGACTCGCTACCAGGCGACCGACACGGCGATCAGCCGGGAGATCCGAGCCCGGCTGGACAGTGCGATCCGCACCGGCGTACCGCCGGACCCGCGGACCGCGGCGCTTGCCGCGCTGGCCCACGCGGTCGGGCTCGGCAAGCACCTGTACCCGGGCAACGAAGGACGGTCGTCCCGCTCCAGGCTGCGGGACCTCATCCGGCACGACCCCATGGGCGGACTCGTGGCGCACGCCGTGATGGACGTCCAGAACGGTGCCGCCGCGCAGCCGCGGCGCGCTCCGGCACCGGGTGCCGGGCACCAGCCCGTCGGGGCGACGGCTTCGGCCGCGTCCGCGGCCGGGTCGGCGTCCGCCCGTGCGGCGACCGGCGGTGTTCCGCTGCAGCCGCGGCGGGGGGTCATGGCCCGCGCCGTCGCGCACTGA
- a CDS encoding D-alanyl-D-alanine carboxypeptidase family protein, with amino-acid sequence MFRAVKPTAGKPATGKPTAGKPEDRAGDKAGGGDKVGESAGAKAEPEAPADQTTVLKAITPKTPRPPRSDETTVLKAVTPRTGPAPQGAGGFVDQPTTAFRAPKIGGAGAGAGAGAGPKTGPESGPRPEAPADRPVDQPTAVFRMPSAPGGSGGPGGSGGSAASGGSAAPSVPKPAAGGESDGSRTSTFVPLRKDDTGPRTPQAKTAAPQQGAPGTSAGPASRGPVRTHGSVSGAGTGTGAGAGAAAGAGVGAAAGSAPGAGSGAFGSTPAGFGASGGQGALGEAERTRQQPLPPKPPLDMLAELTNNPPPPPTAIRTTVRRFKIWTPLVVLLAVIFAVVQMVRPLPEPKLTMTANTSYTFAGDKPNLTMPTEGQAWMAASGLGTVGSYGEQKPIPIASVTKSMTAYIILRDHPFKRGEKGAMIDVDKTAELEGQKDKTDNESTLNTVREGHKISEYDAIAALMIPSANNIARLLARWDAGSQEAFVKKMNDTARELGMTNTTYTDPSGLDATTVSTAEDQVKLGLKLIEIQVLRDITKLPSWKDPSGKTWSNWNSLVPYNGALGIKTGSTTAAGGNLLFAAHKIVGKTDQFIVGAVLGQHGTPILDTAIAASKKMMLETQDALTGAKVIKKGDVVGYVDDGLGGKTAVVATGDVEAVGWASLKIDVKLGDGTAGAGAKIPHTAKAGTEIGTLTVGSGVSQVKVPVALQTDLVEPGFGSKLTRVG; translated from the coding sequence GTGTTCCGTGCCGTGAAGCCCACGGCCGGCAAGCCTGCGACCGGCAAGCCCACGGCCGGGAAGCCCGAGGACAGGGCCGGCGACAAGGCCGGCGGCGGCGACAAGGTCGGCGAGAGCGCCGGCGCGAAGGCGGAGCCCGAGGCTCCGGCCGATCAGACGACCGTGCTCAAGGCCATCACGCCGAAGACGCCGCGGCCGCCGCGCAGCGACGAGACCACCGTGCTGAAGGCCGTGACCCCGAGGACGGGACCCGCGCCCCAGGGCGCGGGCGGCTTCGTGGACCAGCCCACCACCGCCTTCCGCGCGCCGAAGATCGGCGGGGCCGGTGCCGGGGCTGGGGCCGGTGCCGGGCCCAAGACCGGGCCCGAGTCCGGGCCCCGTCCCGAGGCTCCGGCGGACCGGCCCGTCGACCAGCCCACCGCCGTGTTCCGCATGCCGAGCGCGCCGGGCGGGTCCGGTGGGCCCGGCGGATCCGGTGGATCTGCAGCGTCCGGCGGGTCTGCCGCGCCGAGCGTGCCGAAGCCCGCCGCCGGCGGCGAGTCCGACGGCTCGCGCACGAGCACCTTCGTACCGCTGCGCAAGGACGACACCGGCCCGCGGACCCCGCAGGCCAAGACCGCCGCCCCCCAGCAGGGCGCGCCCGGCACCTCCGCCGGACCGGCGTCCCGCGGCCCGGTCCGTACGCACGGCTCTGTGTCGGGTGCGGGGACGGGTACCGGTGCCGGTGCGGGTGCGGCGGCTGGTGCCGGTGTCGGCGCGGCTGCCGGGTCGGCGCCGGGTGCCGGCTCGGGCGCGTTCGGCTCGACGCCCGCGGGTTTCGGCGCCTCCGGCGGTCAGGGTGCCCTCGGCGAGGCCGAGCGGACCCGGCAGCAGCCGCTGCCGCCGAAGCCGCCGCTCGACATGCTCGCCGAGCTGACGAACAACCCGCCCCCGCCGCCCACCGCGATCCGTACCACGGTCCGGCGGTTCAAGATCTGGACCCCGCTGGTGGTCCTCCTCGCCGTGATCTTCGCCGTCGTGCAGATGGTCCGGCCGCTGCCCGAACCGAAGCTGACGATGACCGCGAACACCTCGTACACGTTCGCGGGTGACAAGCCGAACCTGACCATGCCCACCGAGGGGCAGGCCTGGATGGCCGCCTCCGGCCTCGGCACCGTCGGGTCGTACGGCGAGCAGAAGCCCATCCCGATCGCCTCCGTCACCAAGTCCATGACGGCGTACATCATCCTTCGCGACCACCCGTTCAAGCGCGGCGAGAAGGGCGCGATGATCGACGTCGACAAGACGGCGGAGCTGGAGGGGCAGAAGGACAAGACGGACAACGAGTCCACCCTCAACACCGTCCGGGAGGGGCACAAGATCAGCGAGTACGACGCCATCGCCGCGCTGATGATCCCCTCCGCGAACAACATCGCCCGGCTGCTGGCGCGCTGGGACGCCGGTTCCCAGGAGGCGTTCGTCAAGAAGATGAACGACACCGCCCGCGAACTCGGCATGACCAACACCACGTACACGGACCCCTCTGGCCTGGACGCGACGACGGTCAGCACCGCCGAGGACCAGGTCAAGCTGGGTCTGAAGCTGATCGAGATCCAGGTGCTGCGCGACATCACCAAGCTGCCCAGCTGGAAGGACCCGTCGGGCAAGACCTGGAGCAACTGGAACTCCCTGGTCCCGTACAACGGCGCGCTCGGCATCAAGACGGGCAGCACCACGGCCGCCGGCGGCAACCTGCTCTTCGCCGCGCACAAGATCGTCGGGAAGACGGACCAGTTCATCGTCGGCGCGGTGCTCGGCCAGCACGGGACGCCGATCCTCGACACCGCCATCGCCGCAAGCAAGAAGATGATGCTGGAGACCCAGGACGCGCTCACCGGCGCGAAGGTGATCAAGAAGGGCGACGTCGTCGGATACGTCGACGACGGGCTCGGCGGCAAGACCGCGGTCGTCGCCACCGGTGACGTGGAGGCGGTGGGCTGGGCCTCGCTCAAGATCGACGTGAAGCTCGGCGACGGGACCGCAGGCGCCGGCGCCAAGATCCCGCACACCGCGAAGGCGGGCACGGAGATCGGCACGCTGACGGTCGGCTCGGGCGTCAGCCAGGTCAAGGTGCCGGTGGCACTCCAGACGGACCTGGTCGAACCGGGCTTCGGCAGCAAGCTGACCAGGGTCGGGTGA
- a CDS encoding MFS transporter: protein MRVAEVAEPERPEPPAPGRFAALRERYPVGSVVLAVTALAGVLHVVWFFVFANSGGDLAAQDAWAEFVGRHPDSAYNLAWYGGMHPVSYSVVSPYLMSVLGVRTTMMIAGTLSAGLVTLILFRCRGAVRNPVPPAMAAVFGLFCNAISGRVTFGLGVMFALGAVAAVFCWPRKWARNRWGKAAVAAPLAGLATAASPVAGLFLGVVAAALFLSARRPGAYALGLPPVIIVGLSAWLFPFSGTQPMSIGTAALPFLFAVLSLVLVPPKWKTVRLAAAVYAVGVFLTWLVDSQVGSNVTRLAMLFAGAVFVAALPYTERGKRKWYALVLGFVGVNTWITINSVNDIVHTTPAASWARELAPLVDQLQQAGTDRGRVEVVPARSHRESSALSPYVNLARGWNRQADLERNPLFYDDTLDSENYREWLDRWAVHYVVLSADEPDSGGKHEAELIRSGVPYLQRVWSNENWDLFRVSRPTPLADLPATVRRVGAGELVVDVKEAGAVRIRVPYSPWLGLVDAQGKSVEPPTEDENIAGCLFRSAPDAEGDEWTTLLAPTPGVYRLAAPYQLPRGTACPDTLVEEAVGEGE, encoded by the coding sequence GTGCGTGTGGCCGAGGTGGCCGAGCCCGAGCGGCCCGAGCCCCCCGCGCCCGGGCGGTTCGCCGCCCTGCGCGAGCGGTACCCCGTCGGGTCCGTCGTGCTCGCCGTCACCGCGCTGGCCGGCGTGCTGCACGTGGTGTGGTTCTTCGTCTTCGCGAACAGCGGCGGCGACCTCGCCGCCCAGGACGCGTGGGCCGAGTTCGTCGGCCGACACCCGGACTCCGCGTACAACCTCGCCTGGTACGGCGGGATGCACCCCGTCTCGTACAGCGTCGTGTCGCCGTACCTGATGTCCGTGCTCGGCGTCCGTACGACGATGATGATCGCCGGCACCCTGTCGGCGGGGCTCGTCACGCTGATCCTGTTCCGCTGCCGCGGCGCGGTCCGCAATCCGGTGCCGCCCGCCATGGCCGCGGTCTTCGGGTTGTTCTGCAACGCGATATCGGGGCGGGTGACCTTCGGGCTCGGCGTGATGTTCGCGCTGGGCGCCGTGGCCGCCGTGTTCTGCTGGCCCCGGAAATGGGCCCGCAACCGGTGGGGCAAGGCCGCCGTCGCCGCGCCGCTGGCCGGGCTCGCGACCGCCGCCTCGCCGGTGGCCGGACTCTTCCTCGGCGTCGTCGCGGCCGCGCTGTTCCTGAGCGCGCGGCGGCCGGGCGCGTACGCACTCGGGCTGCCGCCCGTGATCATCGTCGGGCTGTCGGCGTGGCTGTTCCCCTTCTCCGGGACGCAGCCGATGTCGATCGGAACCGCGGCCCTGCCGTTCCTCTTCGCCGTGCTCTCGCTCGTGCTCGTGCCGCCGAAGTGGAAGACCGTACGGCTCGCCGCCGCGGTGTACGCGGTGGGCGTGTTCCTCACCTGGCTCGTCGACTCGCAGGTCGGCTCGAACGTCACCCGCCTCGCGATGCTGTTCGCCGGCGCGGTCTTCGTCGCCGCCCTGCCGTACACGGAACGCGGCAAGCGCAAGTGGTACGCGCTGGTCCTCGGGTTCGTCGGCGTCAACACCTGGATCACCATCAACAGCGTCAACGACATCGTGCACACCACGCCGGCGGCGTCGTGGGCGCGCGAGCTGGCGCCGCTCGTCGACCAGCTCCAGCAGGCCGGCACGGACCGCGGGCGGGTCGAGGTCGTCCCGGCCAGGAGCCACCGCGAGTCGTCGGCGTTGTCACCCTACGTGAACCTCGCACGCGGCTGGAACCGCCAGGCCGACCTGGAACGCAACCCGCTCTTCTACGACGACACCCTCGACTCCGAGAACTACCGCGAATGGCTCGACCGCTGGGCCGTCCACTACGTCGTACTGTCCGCCGACGAACCCGACTCGGGGGGCAAGCACGAAGCGGAACTCATCCGGAGCGGGGTGCCGTACCTCCAGCGGGTGTGGAGCAACGAGAACTGGGACCTGTTCCGGGTCAGCCGGCCGACACCGCTCGCCGACCTGCCGGCGACCGTGCGGCGCGTGGGCGCGGGCGAACTCGTCGTGGACGTGAAGGAGGCGGGGGCGGTACGGATCCGCGTCCCGTACTCGCCGTGGCTCGGCCTCGTCGACGCGCAGGGCAAGAGCGTCGAACCGCCGACGGAAGACGAAAACATCGCCGGCTGCCTCTTCCGTTCCGCCCCGGACGCCGAAGGCGACGAATGGACCACCCTCCTGGCCCCCACCCCCGGCGTCTACCGCCTCGCCGCCCCCTACCAACTCCCACGCGGCACGGCCTGCCCGGACACGCTGGTCGAGGAGGCGGTGGGGGAGGGGGAGTAG
- a CDS encoding class F sortase has product MTCTSTAARPRVVRIAAAAALAASLTAGLSACGSGMAPDPKVGSTAAAPAREASTAEALPKSRPTGLKIPSAGVDAKKMLDLTTDANGELGVPDADTEADTPGWWTGGVTPGEVGAAVLVAHYDTRHGPALMKDVKKIKLGDVVEVPRADGMTATFKIREVEDVDKAKFPTRKVYGNTGRPELRLITCGGEIKNGHRTNNVIFYADLVRP; this is encoded by the coding sequence ATGACCTGCACCAGCACCGCCGCCCGTCCCCGTGTCGTCCGGATCGCCGCCGCGGCCGCGCTGGCCGCCTCGCTCACCGCGGGGCTGTCGGCCTGTGGCAGCGGGATGGCCCCCGACCCCAAGGTCGGCAGCACCGCCGCCGCCCCGGCGAGGGAGGCGTCCACGGCCGAGGCCCTGCCGAAGTCCCGGCCCACCGGGCTGAAGATCCCCTCGGCCGGCGTCGACGCGAAGAAGATGCTCGACCTCACCACCGACGCCAACGGCGAGCTGGGCGTTCCGGACGCCGACACCGAAGCCGACACCCCCGGCTGGTGGACCGGCGGGGTGACCCCCGGTGAGGTGGGCGCGGCAGTGCTCGTCGCGCACTACGACACCAGGCACGGGCCGGCCCTGATGAAGGACGTCAAGAAGATCAAGCTCGGTGACGTGGTCGAGGTGCCGCGCGCGGACGGCATGACGGCCACGTTCAAGATCCGCGAGGTCGAGGACGTCGACAAGGCGAAGTTCCCGACGCGGAAGGTCTACGGGAACACCGGCCGCCCCGAACTGCGCCTGATCACCTGCGGCGGCGAGATCAAGAACGGCCACCGCACGAACAACGTCATCTTCTACGCCGACCTCGTCCGCCCCTGA
- a CDS encoding HNH endonuclease — MGDRQNAARARLLETLRRRSSDHTDIELHVHHLVPWRMAGPTAEENLVTLCGTCHKGLDPDFEPTLRELAGLPGPAAGLDVDNSEFNEEVARYRELVEELLARQRQSETSTQATEP; from the coding sequence ATGGGAGACAGGCAGAACGCAGCCAGGGCCCGGCTGTTGGAGACGCTTCGTCGCAGATCGAGCGATCACACGGACATCGAGCTGCACGTACACCACCTCGTGCCCTGGCGGATGGCCGGTCCGACTGCCGAGGAAAACCTCGTCACACTCTGCGGCACATGCCACAAGGGCCTGGACCCGGACTTCGAACCGACTCTGCGCGAGCTTGCAGGGCTACCCGGCCCGGCAGCAGGTCTGGACGTGGACAACTCAGAGTTCAACGAAGAGGTCGCGCGCTATCGCGAGCTGGTGGAGGAACTGCTGGCTCGTCAACGTCAGTCCGAGACGAGCACGCAGGCCACCGAGCCGTGA
- a CDS encoding 3-hydroxyacyl-CoA dehydrogenase family protein — MPDSTDPARIVRSVPVPVPVPAGDVSRLAVGVVGAGTLGLSVAQCLAAAGHDVTVVESTADVLAGAPDRLRAGIRMAVMLRRAAADGVAETVARIRFSDDLGDLAGASFVFECARGSIAVTEDLVRSLGAVVPASTVIATCTSAVPVELLGRQIPSPDRLLGMLFVNPVHANDAVEVVRAKDTSTETLARAHALLHSLGKQGTIVHDAPGFVSDRLAHVAYNDAAGAVRAGAADAATVDRIFQERFGHATGPLRTADLIGLDTVADTLYVLHRLTGDERFAPCEQLTDLVAAGKLGRKSGEGFHRYAPTG; from the coding sequence GTGCCCGACTCCACCGACCCCGCCCGGATCGTTCGGTCCGTCCCCGTCCCCGTCCCCGTTCCCGCAGGTGACGTGTCGCGGCTTGCCGTCGGCGTTGTCGGAGCCGGGACCCTGGGGCTGAGCGTGGCGCAGTGCCTGGCCGCGGCGGGGCACGACGTGACCGTCGTGGAGTCGACGGCCGATGTGCTGGCCGGCGCCCCGGACCGGCTGCGCGCCGGCATCCGGATGGCCGTCATGCTGCGCCGGGCGGCCGCCGACGGCGTGGCGGAGACCGTCGCGCGGATTCGTTTCAGCGACGACCTGGGTGACCTCGCGGGCGCGTCCTTCGTCTTCGAGTGCGCCCGCGGGAGCATTGCCGTCACGGAGGATCTCGTCCGCTCGCTGGGCGCCGTCGTCCCCGCGAGCACGGTGATCGCCACGTGTACGTCGGCGGTCCCCGTCGAACTCCTCGGCCGGCAGATCCCGTCCCCCGACCGGCTCCTCGGCATGCTGTTCGTGAACCCGGTCCACGCGAACGACGCCGTCGAGGTCGTCCGCGCCAAGGACACGAGCACGGAGACCCTCGCCCGCGCCCACGCGCTGCTGCACTCCCTGGGCAAGCAGGGGACGATCGTCCACGACGCCCCCGGGTTCGTCTCCGACCGGCTCGCGCACGTCGCGTACAACGACGCGGCCGGCGCGGTCCGGGCGGGCGCCGCCGACGCGGCCACCGTGGACCGGATCTTCCAGGAGCGCTTCGGGCACGCGACGGGGCCGCTGCGGACGGCGGACCTGATCGGCCTCGACACGGTCGCGGACACGCTGTACGTCCTGCACCGGCTCACCGGGGACGAGCGGTTCGCGCCCTGCGAGCAGCTGACGGACCTGGTGGCCGCGGGCAAGCTCGGGCGCAAGAGCGGCGAGGGCTTCCACCGGTACGCCCCCACCGGCTGA
- a CDS encoding thioesterase II family protein: MTALVHLRPNSTASLRLVCFPHAGGSASFFREWADHVPLGAELMAVQYPGHEGRFRDPLIPTMGGLADEVTAELLAAPVRRTVLFGHSMGASVAYETLLRLEAAGATHFTRLCVSGRAASGFPADVPQQPLSDAELDSRLRTLGGTDPQVLESAALRELFFPIIRNDFFLVDRYRPDPAAPPVHAEMIVLTGDADPRMSEAKADDWAALTTGPSTTHVLPGDHFYLSAHTETLARLAMTAVPAAARPVDA; the protein is encoded by the coding sequence ATGACAGCCCTCGTGCACCTGCGCCCCAACTCGACCGCATCGCTGCGCCTGGTCTGCTTCCCGCACGCCGGCGGCTCCGCGAGCTTCTTCCGCGAGTGGGCCGACCACGTGCCCCTCGGCGCGGAACTCATGGCCGTGCAGTACCCCGGCCACGAAGGCCGCTTCCGGGACCCCCTCATCCCCACGATGGGCGGCCTCGCGGACGAGGTCACCGCGGAACTCCTCGCCGCCCCGGTGCGCCGCACCGTGCTGTTCGGCCACAGCATGGGCGCTTCGGTGGCGTACGAGACCCTGCTGCGCCTGGAGGCGGCCGGGGCAACGCACTTCACCCGGCTGTGCGTCTCGGGCCGCGCGGCGAGCGGCTTCCCCGCCGACGTCCCGCAGCAGCCCCTCTCCGACGCCGAACTCGACAGCCGGCTGCGGACCCTGGGCGGCACCGACCCCCAGGTGCTCGAAAGCGCCGCCCTGCGCGAGCTGTTCTTCCCGATCATCCGCAACGACTTCTTCCTGGTGGACCGGTACCGCCCGGACCCGGCCGCGCCCCCGGTGCACGCCGAGATGATCGTGCTGACCGGCGACGCGGACCCGCGCATGTCGGAGGCCAAGGCCGACGACTGGGCGGCCCTCACCACGGGCCCCTCCACCACCCACGTCCTGCCCGGCGACCACTTCTACCTCTCGGCCCACACGGAAACCCTGGCCCGCCTGGCCATGACGGCGGTCCCGGCGGCCGCCCGGCCGGTGGACGCGTAA
- a CDS encoding M6 family metalloprotease domain-containing protein: MPQTRHRICRHRRTSAYIGLTALALGVTATASGGMSDRPRAAAGPVATANESALAPCRISGAMGVQMSEGLPTPPGYSRSTGEVRALNLMIDFPDAKGEGTAKDRLAEFFPQTSDWFRTSSYGRLVYRPEAPVSNWLRMPMPFAAYGIERGSPYEPGYRQLVEHIVKAADAEVDFSAYDLVNILVTPNAGPSALDTVLSVTFSGNGEAPIADGVPLANTSFVYSRQDDGSGSYRETGYRVLPHENGHVFGLPDLYTADGGGAVGHWDIMSEDWGANNDLLGWHKWKLGWLDSSQISCAAKPGTSDHVLTPLAVAGGARKLAFAPTSDSAGIAVEVRTPAGNDEAVCKPGVLIYKVDSQVDTGRGPVAISDSALDSGGCTRRPNVHSELSDAPFGPGETYTDDASGISVSVVGELPNDSYQVRITRP; the protein is encoded by the coding sequence ATGCCGCAGACCCGCCACCGGATATGCAGACACCGCCGGACCAGCGCGTACATCGGACTCACCGCGCTGGCGCTGGGCGTGACCGCCACCGCGAGCGGCGGCATGAGCGACCGGCCGCGCGCCGCCGCGGGCCCGGTCGCCACCGCGAACGAATCCGCCCTCGCGCCCTGCCGGATCTCCGGAGCCATGGGCGTCCAGATGTCCGAAGGCCTGCCGACCCCGCCCGGGTACTCCCGCTCCACCGGTGAGGTCCGCGCCCTGAACCTCATGATCGACTTCCCGGACGCCAAGGGCGAGGGCACGGCCAAGGACCGGCTGGCCGAGTTCTTCCCGCAGACCTCCGACTGGTTCCGCACCAGCTCGTACGGGCGGCTGGTATACCGGCCCGAGGCCCCGGTATCGAACTGGCTGCGGATGCCGATGCCGTTCGCCGCGTACGGGATCGAGCGCGGCTCCCCGTACGAGCCCGGCTACCGCCAGCTCGTCGAGCACATCGTCAAGGCCGCCGACGCGGAAGTGGACTTCAGCGCGTACGACCTCGTCAACATCCTGGTCACCCCGAACGCCGGGCCGTCCGCCCTCGACACCGTCCTGTCGGTGACCTTCTCCGGGAACGGGGAAGCGCCGATCGCCGACGGTGTCCCGCTGGCCAACACGTCCTTCGTCTACAGCCGGCAGGACGACGGCTCCGGCTCGTACCGCGAGACCGGCTACCGGGTGCTGCCCCACGAGAACGGGCACGTCTTCGGACTGCCCGACCTCTACACCGCGGACGGCGGCGGCGCGGTCGGACACTGGGACATCATGAGCGAGGACTGGGGCGCCAACAACGACCTGCTCGGCTGGCACAAGTGGAAGCTCGGCTGGCTCGACAGCAGCCAGATCAGCTGCGCCGCCAAACCCGGCACCAGCGACCACGTACTCACCCCGCTGGCGGTCGCCGGCGGCGCCAGGAAACTCGCCTTCGCCCCCACCTCCGACTCGGCCGGCATCGCCGTCGAGGTCCGCACCCCGGCCGGCAACGACGAGGCCGTGTGCAAACCCGGCGTGCTCATCTACAAGGTGGACTCGCAGGTCGACACCGGGCGCGGCCCCGTCGCCATCTCGGACAGCGCCCTCGACAGCGGCGGCTGCACCCGGCGCCCCAACGTCCACTCCGAACTCTCCGACGCACCCTTCGGCCCCGGCGAGACCTACACCGACGACGCCAGCGGCATCAGCGTCTCGGTCGTCGGCGAACTGCCCAACGACAGCTACCAGGTACGCATCACCCGCCCCTGA
- a CDS encoding TetR/AcrR family transcriptional regulator, giving the protein MSRPADPDRAAGCEQHAPAGRAVPRPRADAQRNRERILVAAREMFVEYGSQAPLDEIARRAGIGNATLYRHFPDRAALVHHVVLYVMDRVTAQAETALAEEADAFAALCRFVHAAADERIGALCPMLSGDFDRDHHELLAARDELEAAVEILMARARESGLLRPDVAAGDLMVALSQLSRPLPGTGCLDIDRFTHRHLQLFLDGMRAPARSELPGSPATLYDLRNTP; this is encoded by the coding sequence ATCAGTCGCCCGGCCGACCCGGACCGGGCGGCCGGCTGCGAGCAGCACGCGCCCGCCGGGCGCGCCGTCCCGCGACCGCGCGCCGACGCCCAGCGCAACCGGGAGCGGATCCTCGTCGCGGCCCGCGAGATGTTCGTCGAGTACGGCTCCCAGGCCCCGCTCGACGAGATCGCCCGACGCGCCGGCATCGGCAACGCCACCCTCTACCGGCACTTCCCCGACCGCGCCGCCCTCGTCCACCACGTGGTCCTCTACGTCATGGACCGGGTGACCGCGCAGGCCGAGACCGCCCTCGCCGAGGAAGCCGACGCCTTCGCGGCCCTGTGCCGCTTCGTGCACGCCGCCGCCGACGAGCGGATCGGCGCCCTGTGCCCGATGCTCTCCGGCGACTTCGACCGAGACCACCACGAACTGCTCGCCGCCCGCGACGAGTTGGAGGCCGCCGTCGAAATCCTGATGGCGCGGGCCCGGGAGTCCGGCCTGTTGCGCCCCGACGTCGCCGCCGGCGACCTGATGGTGGCGCTGTCCCAGCTCAGCCGCCCGCTGCCGGGCACCGGCTGCCTCGACATCGACCGCTTCACGCACCGCCATCTGCAACTGTTCCTCGACGGCATGCGCGCGCCCGCCCGCTCCGAGCTGCCGGGCAGCCCGGCCACCCTCTACGACCTGAGGAACACCCCCTAG